In bacterium, the genomic window CCAGACGACCGGAAGCGTCGAAGATCTTGATACATAGTAAATCCCCCCCTCCTTTATCCTCCCCCTCGAGGGGGGAGGGAAAGGGTGGGGGTGAATTTGGAATTTGGAATTTAACTATAAGGTTTCCCGAGCACGGATTCGGCGTAATGTTCATTCGTATCATTCGCCTTTTTTCATTCGTTTCATTCGCAGATACGTCAGTCGCGTTCTCGCAAACCCACACGTAACCGTCCTGACCGCCCAGCACGATGTCCAGGTCACCATCGCCGGTCCAATCGATGAAATTGGAACGGGAGTGGGTGAGCGCATCAATGAACATATTTTCAGCGGTCTGCAGGGTTTCGTATTCAGCGTTAAATATAGGCGCGGCATTCGTGCCGATATTCTTAAAAAAATACAGGTAACCCGTTACTCCGCCGACGATCAAGTCTTTTACGGAATCACCGTCCAGGTCATAGACCACCGGATCAGAATGATCAACGAACAGCTCTGCGCCGCTCGCGTAGATAAGCGAATGGTTCCTGAACGCGGGACTGGAATTGGTGCCGGTGTTAAGATATGCGCGCACATTGCCGGTTGCCGGCGGCATCGCGTATGTTTCGCCAAGGATAATGTCTTTTCTGCCGTCTTCATCCCAGTCGTTGATAAAGGGAAAGCCATTGGCGGAAACGCGGATGTCGACCATGGCACCGGACGAATCGCGCTGGATATGACCGGCATTGTGAAGGCCGCTGCCGGTCTCTAAAAACAGCGTCAGGTATCCTTCACAGTCGCCGGCAATGAGGTCGCGCATGCCATCCTCGTTCCAGTCGCAGACCGCGACCGTGGAACCCTGGCATCATGTATAGGGGAGGATTATGGGCGCGCCGTCAGCATACAGAAAAGAGGAATCGCCGAAGACCGGTTCGTTGTTCGTGCCGATGTTCTCGTAAAATGAGATCATGCCGTTTATGAATTGCCCGATGACAAGATCTTTATCGCCGTCGCTATCCCAGTCACAAGCGACCGGCGAGCTATAGAAGATTACATCGATCGTATCGCCGGCCTGGGTAAAAATAAGTTGGGGTTGGCTGAACAGCGGGGCAGAAGTAAAGATAAAAGCAGCGGCAAGAAGTAAAGATTCAAACATTATCGTTTTTAGACGGCTTGATGCAGTCCGGTCGGTTGTAGTCGGGTTTGTTCACCCGGCGGGAAACCTCATAGGCTTCCATATCTTTCGAGTCGTATGGTTTCAGCAAAGGCATGAGCTCTTTCGGATCGCTGATCTCGTTGTCGAGCCAGATTTTTCTGTGTTCGCGTGGGATAATTGCCGGCATGCGGTTATGTATCGCTGCTAACAGTTCGTTGGGTGTGGTGGTTATGATCGTGCAGGTAGTGAGTATCGACCCATCATCGGGAGATTTCCATGTTGAAAAAAGTCCCGCAAGGCCGAACGGTTTATTGGAAAGCATGTGAATATACATCGGCATCTTTGATTTTTCATCGAGTTTTTTCCATTCGTAAAATCCGTCCGCCACGATCAGGCAGCGATGGTTTTTAAAGATCCTTGAAAATGCGGGTTTCTCGGTCAGGGTCTCGGCCCGGGCATTGATCATCCGGTTGCCGATCGTCGGGTCTTTCGCCCAGAAGGGGACAAGGCCCCAGCGAAACGCGGCGATCTGGGTCGTCCCTTCCTTGTTTATGATACCGAGGACGTTCTGCATTGGCGCAACGTTGTAACTTGGTTCCAAAGCCCATTTTATCTCGCCATCTGGACCAGCGACAGCGTCAAACTCTTTTTTTATCTCGTCGACCGGGCACTTTCTGACGAATCGTCCGCACATAGTATGATGTCGCTCCTTTTTAGCGTATTAGCGCAGGCTAAAGCCTGCGGCTACATCACGTCGATAGAACACACCGTGTTACCTGAGA contains:
- a CDS encoding T9SS type A sorting domain-containing protein; translated protein: MRDLIAGDCEGYLTLFLETGSGLHNAGHIQRDSSGAMVDIRVSANGFPFINDWDEDGRKDIILGETYAMPPATGNVRAYLNTGTNSSPAFRNHSLIYASGAELFVDHSDPVVYDLDGDSVKDLIVGGVTGYLYFFKNIGTNAAPIFNAEYETLQTAENMFIDALTHSRSNFIDWTGDGDLDIVLGGQDGYVWVCENATDVSANETNEKRRMIRMNITPNPCSGNLIVKFQIPNSPPPFPSPLEGEDKGGGDLLCIKIFDASGRLVKSFNHSTFQPFNHIIWSGLDNMGRPVPTGVYFVKLTAGDKAFTQKVVLLK
- a CDS encoding SOS response-associated peptidase, coding for MCGRFVRKCPVDEIKKEFDAVAGPDGEIKWALEPSYNVAPMQNVLGIINKEGTTQIAAFRWGLVPFWAKDPTIGNRMINARAETLTEKPAFSRIFKNHRCLIVADGFYEWKKLDEKSKMPMYIHMLSNKPFGLAGLFSTWKSPDDGSILTTCTIITTTPNELLAAIHNRMPAIIPREHRKIWLDNEISDPKELMPLLKPYDSKDMEAYEVSRRVNKPDYNRPDCIKPSKNDNV